GATGCCCACGCCGACGATCTCGTGCCCGGCGCGCGCGCCCTCGACGGCGGAGACGATGGCGTCGACGATGCCCTCGGGCGTGCCCGGGGTCGGCACCTTGTGGGTCGAGAGGATGTTGCCTTCCTCGTCGACCACACCGGCCGCGATCTTCGTGCCGCCGATGTCGACGCCGATGGTGAGTCCCATGAATCCCTCAGTTTCGGTCGAGCCCCGCTACGGCCAACCGTACCCGAGGCCCTGCCGCGGGAGGGCCTCAGTCCAGGTCGATGCGCTGGCCGGGACCGGTGTCGTCGCCGCCGTCGCGGCCCGGGCGACGGGGGTCCTCGCGCGGGTCGTCCGCCCCGGTCGTCCAGCGTCGTTCCTGGGTCTGGACGGCGGAGCGGTAGGCGGCGAGGAGCTCGGTGCCGGCGGCGGCGAGGTGGTCGAAGACGTCCGGGTTGCGCTCGATGACGGGATCCACGGCGGCCTTCGCCTGCTGGACGACCTGGCGGACCACCTGCTGGGCGGCCGGCCCGGCGACCGCCCCGAGCAGCGGGGACTGGATCGACGACAGTTTCTCGCCGACCGCGTCGACGAACCTGCGCAGTTCCTCGGCGGCCGAGCCCGGGGGCGGGCCGTGCCGGTCGCGGCGGCGGGCCTTCTCCGCCGCCAGGTCCTCGGCGGTGGCGGTGGCCCAGGCGTCGGCATCGCTCACGCGGGGCTCTTCGTCGACGGGCTCTGTCCCGGCGGGCTCCCCGGCGGCGTCGGGCGTGGGGCGCTCTTCGCTCATGACGGACTCCTGACGACTCCAGGCGGGTCCCGATGGACGCCGCCCGCTCACGGCTCGTCTCTACGACGTTACCCGAACGGCGGTACGGCGTTCATCGTGCCCGCGTCATCGGGCCTGCGGCCACAGCCCGGGATCGGGCGCGAACCGCACGCACAGCTCGCCGTCGCGCAGGGCGGCGCCGTCGACGGTGCAGCGGCGCAGGACGGAGGGCAGCGCGACGATGCGGCGGAACGGCCCGGCGGTGACGACGAGTTCGTCGCCGCGGCGGACGAGGTCCAGCTCGTCGCGCAGGGCGCCGGGCAGCGGCAGGTGCCAGACGAGCACGCCGTCCTGCGCGAGCCGGTCGGCGACGGGCCACTCGACCGGGGAGGTGTCCGGGTTGACGCCGGGCACCGCGAGGGCGGCGAGGTCGTCGGCGCCGCGGGGGTCGTGCCCGAGGTGGGAGACGGGGCGCGCGGCCTCGCCCCACTCCCCCAGGGCCTTGCGCTGCTGGGTGACGAGCCGGCCGAGCCATCCGTCGTCGGCGGCCGTCTCCGGCAGGACGCGGTTGGCGACGAGGGACTCGACGGGCAGGGCGCGCAGGGCGAGGCCGAGGCGGGCCTCGCGGACGGCGTCGGCGCCGGCCGGTCCGGGCTCGGCGACGAGGCGGACGGCGGTGTCGCGGTCGGCGAGGACGGCCTCGACGGCGGCCAGCTCCAGGTCCCAGCGGGCGGTCGTCTCGTACAGCCACTCGGCGGGCATCGGGACGCCGGCGAGGCGGCCGAGCATGGGGCGCAGGGCGCGGGCGGCCTGCCGTTCCGGCGGGAGCAGGCGGCGCAGGTAGCGGCGCAGTTCCTCGGGGAGGGCCAGCAGGGCGAGGGCCTGTGCGACGGGCGGCAGGTCGACGACGAGGAGGTCGTGCGTCTCGGAGAGGGCCGCGTCCCGCAGTGCGCGCAGGAGGGTGAGCTCCTCGGCGCCGGGGAGGGGGGTGACCTCCTCCGGGTCGAGCCGGGAGGCGCCGAGCAGGTCGAGGACGGTGGTGGCGCGGTCCTGGAAGGCGGTCAGGTCGTCCCGGAAGCCGGCCGTCGCGTCGGGGCGCCAGGCGGTGAGGTGCGGGGTGACCCTGACGGGGCTCGCCCCGGTGGGCGTCCCGAGTGCCGCGCCGAGGGTGTCGGTGCGGTCGGCGCTGAGCACGAGGGTGCGGGTGCCTCCGGCGGCCGCGTGGTGCGCGGTGGCGGCCGCGACTGTCGTACGGCCGCTGCCGCCGGGGCCGGTGATCAGGAGGGTGCGCATGAGGGTGAACCGTAACCGAGGAGGGGTGGGGCCTTGACCGACTTCTCCCCGACCTACTTCTCCCCGGGATCCCCCGACTCCACGCGCTTCTTCAGGCCCGCGAGCGCGCGGTCGATGATGACCTTCTCCGCCTTGCGCTTGATCATGCCCAGCATGGGGATCTTGACGTCCACCGTGAGCTGGTAGGTGACCTCGGTCGCGCCCGCGCCGGCCGGCTTGAGGAGGTAGGAGCCGTCGAGCTGGCGCAGCATCTGGGACTTCACCAGCGTCCAGGACACCTCGTACTCGCCGGTCCAGGTGTAGCCGAGGACCTGGTCGTCCTTGATGGCGCCGGCGTCCATGACCAGGCGGACCTGCTCGGCGCGGCCCTGCCCGTCCGTCTCGAGGATCTCGGCCTGCTTCACCTCTCCGGTCCAGTCCGGGTAGCGGGCGAAGTCGGCGATCACCGCCATGACGTCGGCCGGTGCCGCCTCGATCGTGATGCTCGAGCTGGTGTGTTCCGCCATCGCGGTGGCTCCTCCAGATGCGGGCCGGTACGTGCGGGCCGGTGCGTGTGTGCAGCGTGTTCGTGCGGGAAGCGTCTTCGTGCGTGCAGCGTGAAGGCTACCGCGCGCCCGACCAGCCGCCTTCACCCGGAGTCAGGTCGCCGCTCCCGTCCCTCCCGTCACCACTCCAGCGCCCACGGTTTGCCGCTGCCCGCGAAGTGCCCGACGTTGACGCATTCGGTGGCCCCGATCCGCATCCGGGGGGCGAGCGGCTGGTGGACGTGGCCGAAGAGCGAGTAGCGGGGCCGGGTGCGGCGGATGGCGTCCAGCAGGGCGCGGCTGCCCCGTTCGAAGCGGCGCGCCACGGTGTCGTAGACGAGTTCCGGCACCTCGGGCGGGATGTGGGTGCACAGCACGTCGACCTCGCCGACGGCCTCGACCTTCGCCGCGTACTCCTCGTCGCTGATCTCGTACGGGGTGCGCATGGGCGTCCTGAGGCCGCCGCCCACGAAGCCGAAGACCCGGCCGCCGATCTCCACCCGCTCGCCGTCGAGGACGGTCGTGCCCGGTCCGGCGAACTCCGGCCACAGTTTCGGCATGTCGACGTTGCCGTAGGTCGCGTACGTCGGGGTCGGGAACGCCGGGAACAGCTCGGCGTACTGCTTGCGGACCGCCTGCTCGATC
The Streptomyces sp. NBC_01485 genome window above contains:
- a CDS encoding DUF5304 domain-containing protein yields the protein MSEERPTPDAAGEPAGTEPVDEEPRVSDADAWATATAEDLAAEKARRRDRHGPPPGSAAEELRRFVDAVGEKLSSIQSPLLGAVAGPAAQQVVRQVVQQAKAAVDPVIERNPDVFDHLAAAGTELLAAYRSAVQTQERRWTTGADDPREDPRRPGRDGGDDTGPGQRIDLD
- a CDS encoding ArsA family ATPase, encoding MRTLLITGPGGSGRTTVAAATAHHAAAGGTRTLVLSADRTDTLGAALGTPTGASPVRVTPHLTAWRPDATAGFRDDLTAFQDRATTVLDLLGASRLDPEEVTPLPGAEELTLLRALRDAALSETHDLLVVDLPPVAQALALLALPEELRRYLRRLLPPERQAARALRPMLGRLAGVPMPAEWLYETTARWDLELAAVEAVLADRDTAVRLVAEPGPAGADAVREARLGLALRALPVESLVANRVLPETAADDGWLGRLVTQQRKALGEWGEAARPVSHLGHDPRGADDLAALAVPGVNPDTSPVEWPVADRLAQDGVLVWHLPLPGALRDELDLVRRGDELVVTAGPFRRIVALPSVLRRCTVDGAALRDGELCVRFAPDPGLWPQAR
- a CDS encoding SRPBCC family protein, whose translation is MAEHTSSSITIEAAPADVMAVIADFARYPDWTGEVKQAEILETDGQGRAEQVRLVMDAGAIKDDQVLGYTWTGEYEVSWTLVKSQMLRQLDGSYLLKPAGAGATEVTYQLTVDVKIPMLGMIKRKAEKVIIDRALAGLKKRVESGDPGEK
- a CDS encoding metallophosphoesterase family protein; protein product: MVSDVHGNARDLARAGEGADALICLGDLVLFLDYADHSRGIFPDLFGVANADLIVGLRTARRFEEARELGARLWGGVGGDRAALIEQAVRKQYAELFPAFPTPTYATYGNVDMPKLWPEFAGPGTTVLDGERVEIGGRVFGFVGGGLRTPMRTPYEISDEEYAAKVEAVGEVDVLCTHIPPEVPELVYDTVARRFERGSRALLDAIRRTRPRYSLFGHVHQPLAPRMRIGATECVNVGHFAGSGKPWALEW